In one Hemitrygon akajei chromosome 3, sHemAka1.3, whole genome shotgun sequence genomic region, the following are encoded:
- the mgat2 gene encoding alpha-1,6-mannosyl-glycoprotein 2-beta-N-acetylglucosaminyltransferase, which yields MRFRIYKRKVLVLALVVLVAAFGFWTSGKQRKPEALPRDAETSRSLRVGDGKVSRKVSNESQPGRLERPEVDNLTLGYRGVVYQLNFDQVVRNQESIRTRPPDDVVVVIQVHNRPENLQLLVNSLRKVKGIENVLLIFSHDFWSPQINQIVASIDFCQVLQIFFPFSIQLYPNEFPGHDPKDCPRDISKADAFKLGCINAEYPDSFGHYRESKFCQTKHHWWWKLHFVWEKVKVLENHKGLVLFIEEDHYLSPDFYHVLKNMWSLKAENCPDCDILSLGAYVRVSNFEDKTNKVEVKTWRSTEHNMGMAMTRETYQKLIQCTDTFCKYDDYNWDWTLQHLTVSCLPQYWKVMVCEAPRIYHAGDCGMHHKKACTPTVEVSKIDKIISSNMQHLFPETMTISKVYPLGAITPHVKNGGWGDIRDHELCASYRRLQ from the coding sequence ATGAGGTTCCGCATCTACAAGAGGAAGGTCCTGGTGCTGGCGCTCGTCGTGCTGGTGGCCGCCTTCGGCTTCTGGACGAGCGGCAAGCAGAGGAAACCGGAGGCACTTCCGAGGGACGCCGAGACATCGCGTTCGCTGCGAGTCGGCGACGGGAAGGTGAGCCGGAAAGTTTCCAACGAGTCTCAGCCGGGCAGGTTGGAGAGACCAGAGGTCGACAACCTGACGCTGGGTTACCGAGGGGTCGTCTACCAGCTGAACTTCGATCAGGTGGTCAGAAACCAGGAGAGCATAAGGACGCGTCCTCCGGACGACGTGGTGGTGGTGATCCAAGTGCACAACAGGCCAGAAAACCTGCAGTTACTCGTGAACTCGCTCAGAAAAGTCAAAGGCATAGAAAACGTCTTGTTAATATTTAGCCATGACTTCTGGTCGCCGCAGATCAACCAGATCGTGGCAAGCATCGATTTTTGTCAAGTACTACAAATATTTTTTCCCTTCAGTATCCAGTTGTATCCCAACGAATTCCCAGGGCACGATCCCAAGGACTGTCCACGTGACATAAGCAAGGCGGATGCTTTCAAATTGGGCTGTATCAATGCTGAGTATCCAGATTCATTTGGCCATTATAGAGAGTCCAAATTCTGTCAAACCAAACACCACTGGTGGTGGAAGTTGCATTTTGTGTGGGAGAAAGTCAAGGTTTTGGAAAATCATAAGGGTCTAGTGCTCTTCATTGAAGAAGACCACTACTTGTCACCTGATTTTTATCATGTTCTGAAAAATATGTGGAGTCTGAAAGCTGAAAATTGTCCTGACTGTGACATATTGTCTCTTGGGGCATATGTGCGGGTTAGTAATTTTGAAGATAAAACAAATAAAGTTGAAGTGAAAACCTGGCGATCAACGGAGCATAACATGGGTATGGCTATGACCAGAGAGACCTAtcaaaaattaatacagtgcacaGATACTTTTTGCAAATATGATGATTATAACTGGGACTGGACATTACAGCACTTAACAGTGTCCTGTTTGCCTCAATATTGGAAAGTTATGGTTTGTGAAGCTCCTCGGATTTACCATGCTGGTGATTGTGGTATGCATCACAAGAAAGCATGCACGCCAACTGTTGAAGTTTCTAAAATAGACAAAATTATTAGTAGTAATATGCAGCACTTATTTCCAGAAACAATGACAATAAGCAAAGTGTATCCATTGGGTGCAATTACACCACATGTGAAAAATGGAGGTTGGGGAGATATAAGGGACCATGAACTTTGTGCAAGCTATCGCCGTCTGCAGTAA